One window of Camelina sativa cultivar DH55 chromosome 4, Cs, whole genome shotgun sequence genomic DNA carries:
- the LOC104781296 gene encoding vesicle-associated membrane protein 727 produces the protein MSQKGLIYSFVAKGTVVLAEHTPYSGNFSTLAVQCLQKLPTNSSKYTYSCDGHTFNFLIDNGFVFLVVADESTGRSVPFVFLERVKEDFNKRYEASIKNDERHPLADDDEDEDLFGDRFSIAYNLDREFGPILKEHMQYCMTHPEEMSKLSKLKAQITEVKGIMMDNIEKVLDRGEKIELLVDKTENLQFQADSFQRQGRQLRRKMWLQSLQMKLMVAGAVFSFILIVWVVACGGFKCSS, from the exons ATGAGTCAAAAGGGTTTGATTTATAGCTTCGTTGCTAAAGGAACTGTTGTTCTAGCGGAGCATACTCCTTACTCTGGCAACTTTAGCACCTTAGCAGTTCAATGTCTTCAGAAGCTGCCCACTAATAGCAGCAAGTACACTTACTCTTGCGATGGTCACACTTTTAATTTCCTTATTGACAATGGTTTTG TGTTTCTTGTGGTTGCTGATGAGTCCACCGGAAGAAGTGTACCTTTCGTGTTTCTTGAACGGGTCAAGGAAGACTTTAATAAGCGGTATGAGGCGAGTATAAAGAACGATGAGCGACATCCtcttgctgatgatgatgaagatgaggattTGTTTGGAGATCGGTTTAGCATTGCATACAATCTTGACAGGGAGTTCGG GCCTATACTTAAGGAGCATATGCAGTATTGTATGACCCATCCAGAAGAGATGAGCAAACTATCGAAGTTGAAGGCCCAAATAACTGAGGTCAAGGGGATCATGATGGACAACATTGAGAAG GTTCTGGACAGAGGAGAGAAGATCGAACTTCTGGTTGACAAAACGGAGAACCTACAGTTCCAGGCGGATAGCTTCCAGAGACAAGGGAGGCAGTTAAGAAGGAAGATGTGGTTACAGAGTCTGCAGATGAAGCTGATGGTGGCTGGTGCTGTTTTCTCCTTTATTCTCATCGTTTGGGTTGTTGCTTGTGGAGGTTTTAAATGTTCATCATGA